One Streptomyces sp. NBC_00102 DNA segment encodes these proteins:
- a CDS encoding MazG nucleotide pyrophosphohydrolase domain-containing protein, whose product MQIRDAQKLAWENKELKGFNTTDVALEFGLLNAETAEAFTAWRKGLPDLAEELADVFLYLTAVAQMNGVDLDSAVTRKIEKNTGRTYERNEHGALIRTSAS is encoded by the coding sequence TTGCAGATCAGAGACGCCCAGAAACTCGCCTGGGAGAACAAGGAACTCAAGGGGTTCAACACCACCGACGTAGCCCTGGAGTTCGGCCTCCTGAACGCGGAGACCGCCGAAGCCTTCACTGCTTGGCGCAAAGGGCTGCCCGATCTTGCGGAGGAGCTGGCCGACGTCTTCCTCTACCTGACGGCCGTGGCGCAGATGAACGGCGTGGACCTGGACTCCGCGGTCACCCGGAAGATCGAGAAGAACACAGGCCGTACGTATGAGCGGAACGAGCACGGGGCTTTGATCCGTACGAGCGCTTCGTAG
- a CDS encoding nucleoside 2-deoxyribosyltransferase, whose protein sequence is MPFYVAHRLFAAHDRALAADLADRLAIKVGPDRVFLPFCDTDEEDLVAEVKGRRLFELDRDRLGHLDAMIAILHGPSLDDGVCMEIGYAIASGVPVVVLTTDFQTYSMTEAGTRLEFPDPILQAVATRIVRVATLGPSPLPSVPGQSRFKGFQARNAAQTSTAIDTAIDTLLDLPGRVPLPTASPVIPGAAVYVEPSPYLSRRMGHLAESLAGGGHTVVEPQRFTAPDPIAGALADLAAVRAAARLLVDVSGPETPPGAALLIGAALASGVRVAAFQSYPAFTHAHGREPNWRNLMIQYAVDARLSSDEAALSWLVA, encoded by the coding sequence GTGCCCTTCTACGTAGCTCACCGGCTTTTCGCCGCCCACGACCGTGCCCTCGCTGCCGATCTCGCCGATCGCCTCGCCATAAAAGTCGGTCCCGATCGCGTCTTCCTGCCGTTCTGCGACACCGACGAGGAGGACCTCGTCGCCGAGGTCAAGGGACGCCGCCTGTTCGAGCTGGACCGCGACCGCCTCGGACACCTTGACGCCATGATCGCCATCCTGCACGGCCCGAGCCTCGACGACGGGGTCTGCATGGAGATCGGGTACGCCATCGCCTCCGGCGTTCCCGTCGTCGTGCTCACCACCGACTTCCAGACCTACTCGATGACCGAGGCCGGCACCCGCCTCGAATTTCCCGACCCTATCCTCCAGGCCGTGGCCACCCGCATCGTGCGCGTGGCCACACTCGGACCGTCGCCGCTCCCGTCGGTCCCCGGCCAGTCCCGGTTCAAAGGCTTCCAGGCCCGCAACGCGGCCCAGACGAGCACGGCCATCGACACGGCCATCGACACCCTGCTCGACCTTCCGGGTCGCGTGCCCCTTCCGACAGCGTCCCCAGTGATCCCCGGTGCTGCCGTATACGTCGAGCCGTCGCCGTACCTGTCCCGGCGCATGGGCCACCTGGCCGAGAGCCTGGCGGGCGGCGGTCACACTGTGGTGGAGCCCCAGCGCTTCACGGCTCCTGACCCGATCGCAGGAGCCTTGGCCGACCTGGCTGCCGTTCGTGCAGCCGCGCGGTTGCTGGTCGACGTCTCCGGCCCCGAGACACCGCCCGGCGCCGCCCTGCTCATCGGCGCGGCGCTGGCCAGCGGCGTACGGGTGGCTGCTTTTCAGTCGTACCCGGCGTTCACGCACGCTCACGGCCGCGAGCCCAACTGGCGGAATCTCATGATCCAGTACGCCGTCGACGCTCGCCTCAGCAGCGACGAGGCTGCTCTGTCCTGGCTGGTCGCATGA
- a CDS encoding PfkB family carbohydrate kinase — protein MDRLDVIGNISRDLTRYPDHRGGARLGGAALFVSLAATKAGRRATPVCVLGNDLAHLPEAPGLDALDWSAWRPADGMSTAFDLEYDLQGELVQVHTDYGVAAALTEHALEHVRAHPRATFHVCCRRPLNVEAVLGQLVQISARFSVDFFLPSAEVMIRAASPWLPSATTLFVNAAEYRLLDRAVDCGTLSEVVVTDGPRAAVVHAFGRQVASAVPPPQTAFEVSGAGDTLAGTYLAHRSRGATTTKALAEATAAAARYVAAPYLPIPAPRRG, from the coding sequence ATGGACCGGCTCGACGTGATCGGAAACATTAGCCGGGACCTGACCCGCTACCCCGACCACCGGGGCGGGGCCCGGCTCGGCGGTGCGGCCCTGTTCGTGTCGCTGGCGGCGACGAAGGCCGGCCGCCGAGCGACTCCCGTCTGCGTCCTCGGGAACGATCTCGCCCACCTACCCGAGGCGCCCGGCCTCGACGCGCTCGACTGGTCGGCATGGCGTCCGGCCGACGGTATGTCAACGGCCTTCGACCTTGAGTACGACCTGCAGGGCGAACTGGTGCAGGTGCACACGGACTACGGCGTGGCAGCGGCTCTGACCGAACACGCGCTGGAGCACGTGCGTGCGCACCCGCGCGCTACTTTTCACGTCTGCTGCCGTCGCCCGCTGAACGTTGAGGCCGTACTCGGCCAACTCGTGCAGATCTCAGCCCGGTTCAGCGTGGACTTCTTCCTGCCCAGTGCGGAGGTGATGATCCGCGCCGCCTCACCTTGGCTGCCGTCGGCGACCACCCTGTTCGTCAACGCCGCCGAGTACCGCCTCCTGGACCGCGCGGTCGACTGCGGCACGCTGTCGGAAGTGGTCGTCACCGACGGCCCCCGGGCCGCTGTCGTTCACGCGTTCGGGCGGCAGGTAGCCTCCGCCGTTCCGCCACCGCAAACTGCCTTCGAGGTCTCCGGTGCCGGAGACACCCTCGCCGGCACCTATCTGGCCCACCGTTCGCGCGGCGCAACCACCACCAAGGCTCTGGCGGAGGCGACAGCAGCCGCAGCCAGGTACGTCGCGGCCCCTTACCTCCCGATCCCCGCGCCGCGTCGCGGCTGA
- a CDS encoding radical SAM protein, which translates to MQPVVILDCFTVEPSGLGVPPYLSTYVRNAWSALRRARPDADVRYVTIDDVRWCLAGGEPTVEPPLSDRLTYSTTVNRDNAVQLLRDAEIVLVIAGDAVPSVHLHAVNGSFEEVARALACARGRRYLLGPLSTYAVDSPAQYAGLFDAVHTHTVTSGDLLLGSRRPADYEQMRRERDSFVGLVDQMPWRSIAELELYRGCTRRKFCDFCNEPAKSPLVAFREVDDVMEEAAQLYAAGIRNFRLGQQTCFFSYRHRDEDAIRALLSGIRERCPELEVLHIDNADPLAVAAPVGLRIAKLVADFCTEGNCAPMGIESFDPAVIERNTLTCTPEILVRAVENVNTAGAARGPGGLPMLLPGLNLIYGLPGETHGTHVANLRGLARIFDAGLLCHRTNVRQARAFPGTPLAALGEQEPLPSAEHFASWKADIDHTWDQPMKQRVYPTGLRVPGLHSYFVSAEGTYWRRLGSYSIQVVERGTVVPLGTTGDLVVTGHSPRMIFGERVASAS; encoded by the coding sequence ATGCAGCCTGTAGTGATCTTGGACTGCTTCACCGTCGAGCCGAGCGGTCTCGGCGTACCGCCCTACTTGTCGACCTACGTTCGTAACGCTTGGTCGGCACTGCGGAGGGCCAGGCCGGACGCCGACGTCCGTTACGTGACCATCGACGACGTGCGCTGGTGCCTGGCCGGAGGCGAGCCCACTGTCGAACCACCCCTGAGCGACCGGCTCACCTACTCCACCACCGTCAACCGAGACAACGCTGTTCAGCTCCTGCGCGACGCCGAGATCGTGCTCGTCATCGCCGGAGACGCGGTTCCGTCCGTCCATCTCCACGCGGTGAACGGATCGTTCGAGGAGGTCGCCCGCGCGCTCGCCTGTGCGCGGGGCCGCCGGTACCTGCTCGGCCCGCTGTCCACCTACGCCGTGGACTCGCCCGCGCAGTACGCCGGTTTGTTCGACGCCGTCCACACCCACACCGTGACGTCCGGTGACCTGCTGCTCGGCAGTCGGCGTCCTGCCGACTACGAGCAGATGCGACGCGAACGTGATTCGTTCGTCGGCCTCGTCGACCAAATGCCCTGGCGTTCCATCGCCGAGCTGGAGCTGTACCGCGGCTGCACCCGTCGTAAGTTCTGCGACTTCTGCAACGAGCCGGCCAAGTCTCCCCTCGTGGCCTTTCGCGAGGTCGACGACGTCATGGAGGAGGCGGCTCAGCTCTACGCCGCCGGCATCCGCAACTTCCGACTCGGCCAGCAGACCTGCTTCTTCTCCTACCGACATCGGGACGAGGACGCGATCCGCGCCCTGCTCAGCGGCATCCGTGAGCGCTGCCCCGAGCTGGAGGTGCTCCACATCGACAATGCCGACCCGCTGGCTGTCGCTGCCCCCGTCGGCTTGCGCATCGCCAAGCTGGTGGCGGACTTCTGCACCGAAGGTAACTGTGCACCGATGGGCATCGAGAGCTTCGACCCGGCCGTCATCGAGCGCAACACCCTCACCTGCACCCCCGAAATCCTGGTGCGCGCCGTCGAGAACGTGAACACGGCGGGTGCCGCTCGCGGACCCGGTGGTCTGCCGATGCTCCTCCCGGGCCTGAACCTGATCTATGGCCTTCCCGGGGAGACCCACGGCACCCACGTGGCGAACCTGCGCGGTCTGGCCAGGATTTTCGACGCCGGCCTGCTGTGCCACCGGACGAACGTGCGTCAGGCGAGGGCGTTCCCCGGTACCCCGCTCGCCGCACTCGGTGAGCAGGAGCCGTTGCCTTCCGCCGAGCACTTCGCGTCGTGGAAGGCGGACATCGACCACACCTGGGATCAGCCGATGAAGCAGCGGGTGTACCCGACCGGCCTCCGTGTGCCCGGCCTCCACTCCTACTTCGTCAGTGCAGAGGGCACGTACTGGCGGCGGCTGGGCTCGTACTCCATCCAGGTCGTCGAGCGAGGCACGGTGGTGCCGCTCGGCACCACCGGTGACCTCGTGGTGACCGGCCACTCGCCGCGCATGATCTTCGGAGAACGCGTTGCATCTGCTTCCTGA
- a CDS encoding SDR family NAD(P)-dependent oxidoreductase codes for MTNTWHGRERRASAGRFAGRRFVVTGGSRGLGEHVVRLLLSEGAKVATCARRPEHLETLRSSLDAPADLFVRALDVSVPALLDRFVEDAVSTLGGMDGVVACAGGAQGRGIAEASAEDWAATWRMNVGYVARLVSTSSPHLREAGGGSIVVVASVSGWKPGPQAQYGSAKAAQIHMVASLARELAPDGIRVNAVSPGSMLIPGKRWDRMRCEDPLAFERFSAEFPGGELVQPEEVADVIAFLLSDQSRAVTGINLPVDKGQNAPTPDGY; via the coding sequence ATGACGAACACATGGCATGGCCGCGAGCGGCGCGCATCGGCGGGACGGTTCGCTGGTCGTCGTTTCGTGGTGACGGGGGGCTCCAGAGGGTTGGGCGAGCACGTGGTGCGCCTGCTCCTGTCCGAAGGCGCGAAGGTCGCCACGTGCGCCCGCAGGCCTGAGCACTTGGAGACGCTCCGCAGCTCGCTGGACGCCCCGGCTGATCTGTTCGTCCGGGCCCTGGACGTGTCCGTGCCGGCGCTGCTGGACCGGTTCGTGGAGGACGCAGTCTCAACGCTGGGTGGAATGGACGGTGTTGTCGCATGTGCGGGAGGGGCGCAGGGGCGGGGGATCGCCGAGGCGTCCGCCGAGGACTGGGCGGCTACCTGGAGGATGAACGTCGGCTACGTCGCCCGGCTGGTCTCGACAAGTAGTCCGCACCTTCGAGAGGCGGGAGGCGGATCGATCGTCGTAGTGGCCTCGGTCTCCGGATGGAAGCCTGGACCGCAGGCTCAGTACGGTTCGGCGAAGGCGGCCCAGATCCACATGGTGGCGTCCCTGGCCAGAGAGCTGGCTCCCGACGGCATCCGCGTGAACGCGGTCTCGCCGGGATCGATGCTCATCCCGGGCAAGCGGTGGGACCGGATGCGCTGCGAAGACCCGCTGGCCTTCGAGCGGTTCAGCGCGGAGTTTCCCGGGGGCGAGCTGGTACAGCCAGAAGAAGTGGCAGATGTGATCGCGTTCTTGCTCTCTGACCAGTCCCGAGCAGTGACTGGGATCAACCTGCCTGTCGACAAGGGCCAGAACGCACCGACGCCGGATGGTTACTGA